From one Aeropyrum camini SY1 = JCM 12091 genomic stretch:
- the moaC gene encoding cyclic pyranopterin monophosphate synthase MoaC: MGSAGMVDITGKEPVRREAVASGFIKLRRETVEAIRRGVVAKGDVVSVASVAAVLAAKETPRLIPLTHPIPIEKVEPEVRVRDDGVEVRVRVATTAKTGVEMEALAGVTAALLTVWDMVKSLEKDETGNYPDTVITGVRVEVKRKG; this comes from the coding sequence TTGGGTAGTGCTGGAATGGTTGATATAACGGGTAAGGAGCCTGTGAGGAGGGAGGCAGTGGCCTCTGGCTTCATAAAGCTGAGGAGGGAAACGGTCGAGGCTATAAGGAGGGGTGTGGTGGCTAAGGGTGATGTTGTCTCCGTCGCATCTGTAGCTGCTGTGCTCGCGGCGAAGGAGACACCCCGCCTGATACCCCTAACCCACCCTATCCCTATTGAGAAGGTTGAGCCCGAGGTTAGGGTGAGGGATGATGGGGTGGAGGTTAGGGTGAGGGTGGCGACGACCGCTAAGACGGGGGTCGAGATGGAGGCTCTTGCCGGGGTTACAGCGGCCCTGCTGACTGTGTGGGATATGGTTAAATCGCTGGAGAAGGATGAGACGGGCAACTACCCTGATACAGTTATAACGGGCGTGAGGGTCGAGGTCAAAAGGAAGGGATAA
- a CDS encoding DMT family transporter has translation MPRFSGVAGLLLPALAAISWGTNAVAGRYLVGGGHIDGVTLTLVRFALATPLIGVSAFYIARDKMFNPDRSLMGWSAVLGLLGITGFNIFFYSALGHMDASITALVTALATPLTYMAAVVLGLEKATLLATAGALVSVAGTYLVLSPSPGSNVSLLGFLLAFGAALSWVVYTIILRVKLAGYDQNVVMFWTSLFGTIFTIPAYAALAPGGGLRLGPVEAALILYVAAVPGALGYTLWNLGVEKVGASKSAVFIPLVPLTAAILGWLLLGETLTIRQLVGAALIIAGIIAVVWRR, from the coding sequence TTGCCGAGATTCAGCGGTGTAGCCGGCCTGCTGCTACCAGCCCTCGCGGCGATCTCGTGGGGCACCAACGCTGTCGCCGGGAGGTATCTTGTGGGCGGGGGGCACATCGACGGTGTAACCCTCACTCTAGTCAGGTTCGCCCTCGCAACACCGCTAATCGGCGTCTCCGCCTTCTACATTGCCCGCGACAAGATGTTTAACCCCGATAGGAGTCTGATGGGTTGGAGCGCTGTTCTAGGCCTCCTAGGGATAACAGGGTTTAACATATTCTTCTACAGCGCTCTAGGCCATATGGACGCGAGCATCACAGCCCTGGTCACCGCCCTCGCAACACCCCTTACATACATGGCTGCTGTCGTCCTGGGGCTGGAGAAGGCGACCCTCCTCGCCACGGCCGGGGCACTAGTCTCGGTGGCCGGGACCTACCTCGTGCTATCTCCATCCCCCGGCTCCAACGTCAGCCTCCTAGGCTTCCTGCTGGCGTTCGGGGCGGCCCTCTCCTGGGTGGTATACACTATCATCCTCAGGGTCAAGCTGGCGGGTTATGACCAGAACGTTGTGATGTTCTGGACATCCCTCTTCGGCACGATATTCACGATACCAGCCTATGCTGCACTAGCCCCCGGGGGAGGCCTAAGATTGGGCCCTGTGGAGGCTGCGCTGATACTATATGTTGCAGCGGTCCCCGGGGCTCTAGGCTACACGCTATGGAACCTGGGTGTTGAGAAGGTCGGGGCTTCTAAGAGCGCCGTCTTCATACCACTCGTCCCGTTGACAGCCGCCATACTCGGCTGGCTGTTGCTGGGGGAGACGCTCACCATACGCCAGCTCGTTGGCGCCGCACTGATAATAGCCGGGATTATCGCCGTGGTGTGGAGGCGGTAG
- a CDS encoding carbon-nitrogen hydrolase family protein: MRLAILHSRVKLAAKRSNARRHSILIEKVVSTRTVDLIVLPSYPFTGPLIGYYPPSKARLKLRELAEKISEKNIPAGPSVSFMARWSQEYGVYILGGPIIERAGPRVYVTTVLTAPDGSIAGKYRKVSLTEEERDMGISPGKEPGIFKLKVNGSEISLGVFSDEDLATPEIFRHLQLGGSKMIIGTIFPYNSGFLGGIIDDDGLVTMDHNVVKTFLEVRSRETGVPIILVGSIIDSGVETLAYMSTIPVEPDEGVIEDKMFGPDDESPIFIDLNEKATNPRKPPEHLNILVKSLCRNNSRRGGNKAF; encoded by the coding sequence GTGAGGTTAGCTATCCTACACTCTAGGGTTAAACTAGCCGCGAAGAGGAGTAACGCCAGGAGACACTCAATACTTATTGAGAAGGTTGTTTCCACAAGGACTGTCGACCTCATAGTCCTACCTTCATACCCCTTCACGGGCCCCCTCATAGGCTACTACCCCCCGAGCAAGGCCAGGCTCAAGCTAAGGGAGCTGGCGGAGAAGATCTCCGAGAAGAACATACCAGCTGGGCCGAGTGTGAGCTTCATGGCGAGGTGGAGCCAGGAATACGGGGTGTACATCCTCGGAGGCCCTATAATCGAGAGGGCCGGCCCAAGGGTCTACGTGACAACCGTCCTCACAGCCCCCGACGGCTCCATAGCTGGGAAGTATAGGAAGGTGTCGCTCACCGAGGAGGAGAGGGACATGGGGATAAGCCCTGGGAAGGAGCCGGGTATATTTAAGCTGAAGGTTAACGGCTCGGAGATTAGCCTGGGCGTGTTCAGCGACGAGGACCTCGCCACCCCCGAGATATTCAGGCACCTCCAGCTGGGCGGCTCGAAGATGATTATCGGAACGATATTCCCCTACAACAGCGGCTTCCTGGGCGGCATTATAGACGATGACGGTCTAGTCACCATGGACCACAACGTTGTAAAGACATTCCTCGAGGTGAGGAGCCGGGAGACGGGCGTCCCCATAATACTGGTCGGCAGCATAATAGACAGCGGTGTAGAGACGCTGGCATACATGAGCACCATACCGGTGGAGCCAGATGAAGGCGTCATAGAGGACAAGATGTTCGGCCCCGATGACGAGTCCCCCATATTCATCGACTTGAACGAGAAAGCCACTAACCCGAGGAAGCCGCCGGAACACCTGAACATACTGGTGAAGAGCCTCTGCAGGAACAACTCCAGGCGTGGGGGAAACAAGGCCTTCTAA
- the rgy gene encoding reverse gyrase — protein MASGWAVSRGVYRYLCPNCGGPNTEERLSQGLPCPRCLPSIPGRRVSSWSGLARLLKREGTLGAGVKAIASLEDEARSLWRFFEKAVGSPPWGAQRTWAKRLARGDSFSIIAPTGVGKTTFGAAAALFYACRKGMRSYIILPTTTLAANVAKKLESMVESTGCRKARILVIHSKLKAAERREALERFENGDFDILVTTAAFARKYVDKLSGYRFRLVFVDDVDAVLRSARSVDAILRIVGFDEEAIETGLEVLRLQREQARLVSLLQSPREEVREEARKKLLEVKRRLESLEAEIEAKRKGTASLIVSSATGRPRGARVRLFRVLLNFEAGGRGDIGLRRVVDSYTYPQDGVTERVVELVKTLGTGGLVYVPIDMGVEYAEKLAEDLRRAGVKAEAYHAKKPLELLDRFAEGEIDVLVGVANYYGTLVRGIDLPARVRYAVFAGVPRHKFGSDIGDPHPSRLLRLLSILAESRIEEVASAARSHMGRLRRILRLLSPAALQMIAERVARGEVEGGYDKQVLDAYNFLREALRRDDVWESLRELDVGVVREGGRTYILVPDPATYLQASGRTSRLYAGGITLGLSVVVVDNEAVLRGLMKRVSWMAEVEWRRLEDLDLHAVIREIDEDREKVRKVVKGLYKGVELVRTALLVVESPNKARTIARFFGQPSVRLLPGGGRVYEVATGDRILMIMASGGHVFDLVVRVDGRDVEVAGGEPENAIFGVLRYRTGGNGATAYTPVYTSIKRCLECGYQFVEESSRCPRCGSELVRNSLSTIEDLRRVAWEADEVYIGTDPDTEGEKIGWDVALALRPYAPNIRRLEFHEVTKKAILEALSSPRSFDKNLVDAQVVRRVEDRWIGFTLSPLLWCDFWPRYCRRVLEEYGEKRPHMDRERCARYKAYYNLSAGRVQTPTLGWVVDRTLAYRRKVWLYRVVHDSQVLFAVRSDDPEVPESVKSVLDNWIKHHRKTGIEPWLDVKVVVEKEEWTTIAPPPPYTTDTMLRDANRLLGLGSAEAMRLAQDLFEWGLITYHRTDSTRVSDRGMQVAREWLETRFGGLASKLYRPRRWGEGGAHEAIRPVRPIDVERLQLLVEEGVIELPGSLTRRHLRLYDMIFRRFMASQMREADALRVVYRLHVPELDGYILTLERVVEVGRPGDAEGVTRGFTLVWPYVRPQPRLIEGREAWIRAVVEGRQVPRAYPYTEGEIVEEMKTRGIGRPSTYAKIVETLFRRRYVIEISREEGRGAGFVVATSRGISVHNYLTKELAEAVEEEYGARIAEILRRVPSLVSETRTRELEREMDMVERGEASRDDVLDRVFNEISDLALLLNIEHPTKHRSPARGNTQGNTWVSRFVTCAVKTPEAARVWGAEVG, from the coding sequence GTGGCTAGCGGCTGGGCCGTTTCCAGGGGGGTTTACAGGTATCTGTGCCCGAACTGCGGGGGGCCTAATACTGAGGAGAGGCTTTCGCAGGGCCTCCCATGCCCCAGATGCCTCCCCAGCATCCCGGGGAGGCGGGTTTCCAGCTGGTCTGGGCTGGCGAGGCTCCTGAAGAGGGAGGGCACCCTAGGGGCTGGCGTGAAGGCTATAGCCAGTCTTGAGGATGAGGCTAGGAGCCTCTGGCGCTTCTTCGAGAAGGCAGTCGGCTCCCCCCCATGGGGGGCTCAGAGGACCTGGGCTAAGAGGCTCGCCCGGGGGGATAGCTTCAGCATAATAGCGCCAACAGGGGTGGGTAAGACTACCTTCGGCGCGGCGGCCGCCCTCTTCTACGCCTGTAGGAAGGGTATGAGGAGCTATATTATACTGCCGACGACTACGCTGGCTGCCAATGTGGCGAAGAAGCTGGAGTCTATGGTGGAGTCAACCGGCTGCAGGAAGGCCAGGATACTGGTGATACACAGCAAGCTTAAGGCGGCTGAGAGGAGGGAGGCGTTGGAGAGGTTTGAGAACGGGGACTTCGATATACTCGTGACTACGGCCGCGTTCGCCAGGAAATACGTTGACAAGCTATCTGGCTACAGGTTTAGGCTGGTGTTTGTCGACGATGTCGACGCTGTTCTAAGGAGTGCTAGGAGCGTGGACGCGATACTCAGGATAGTGGGTTTCGACGAGGAGGCCATAGAAACCGGCCTCGAGGTCCTCAGGCTCCAGAGGGAGCAGGCGAGGCTGGTGTCGCTCCTCCAGAGCCCTAGGGAGGAGGTGAGGGAGGAGGCTAGGAAGAAGCTGCTCGAGGTTAAGAGGAGGCTGGAGAGCCTTGAGGCGGAGATAGAGGCGAAGAGGAAGGGTACAGCCAGCCTCATCGTCAGCAGCGCCACAGGAAGGCCGCGGGGAGCGCGGGTGAGGCTCTTCAGGGTGCTCCTCAACTTCGAGGCGGGGGGCAGGGGGGATATAGGGCTCAGGAGGGTGGTGGACAGCTACACGTACCCACAGGACGGTGTTACGGAGAGGGTTGTAGAGCTAGTGAAAACCCTCGGCACAGGGGGGCTTGTCTACGTGCCGATAGACATGGGTGTAGAATACGCCGAGAAGCTGGCCGAGGACCTCCGGCGGGCCGGGGTTAAGGCTGAGGCCTACCACGCTAAGAAGCCTCTGGAGCTGCTAGACAGGTTTGCGGAGGGTGAAATTGATGTACTGGTGGGCGTTGCAAACTACTACGGCACGCTGGTGAGGGGGATAGACTTACCGGCCAGGGTTAGGTATGCCGTGTTCGCTGGAGTCCCTCGGCACAAGTTCGGGAGCGACATCGGAGACCCCCACCCATCCAGGCTCCTCAGGCTCCTCTCCATACTTGCGGAGAGCAGGATTGAGGAGGTTGCCAGCGCGGCCCGAAGCCACATGGGCAGGCTCAGGAGAATACTCAGGCTCCTCAGCCCGGCAGCCCTCCAGATGATAGCGGAGAGGGTGGCCCGGGGGGAGGTCGAGGGGGGGTACGACAAGCAGGTTCTCGACGCCTACAACTTCCTGAGGGAGGCTCTAAGGAGGGATGACGTGTGGGAGAGCCTACGGGAGCTTGATGTGGGCGTGGTGAGGGAGGGCGGGAGGACCTACATACTCGTCCCCGACCCTGCGACCTACCTCCAGGCGAGCGGGAGGACGAGCAGGCTCTATGCGGGCGGTATAACCCTGGGCCTTAGCGTCGTGGTCGTCGATAACGAGGCTGTCTTGAGAGGGCTTATGAAGAGGGTCTCGTGGATGGCCGAGGTCGAGTGGAGGAGGCTCGAGGACCTCGACCTCCACGCCGTTATCAGGGAGATAGACGAGGACAGGGAGAAGGTTAGGAAGGTTGTTAAAGGCCTCTACAAGGGGGTGGAGCTTGTTAGGACTGCGCTGCTGGTCGTCGAGTCCCCCAACAAGGCTAGGACGATAGCCAGGTTCTTTGGACAGCCCAGCGTGAGGCTCCTCCCCGGGGGAGGGAGGGTTTATGAGGTGGCCACCGGGGACAGGATTCTCATGATAATGGCGAGCGGCGGCCACGTCTTCGACCTCGTCGTCAGGGTTGACGGTAGGGATGTTGAGGTTGCTGGAGGCGAGCCTGAGAACGCTATCTTCGGCGTCCTTAGGTACAGGACCGGGGGCAACGGCGCCACAGCCTACACTCCGGTTTACACCAGCATAAAGAGGTGCCTCGAGTGCGGCTACCAGTTTGTGGAGGAATCTTCAAGGTGCCCCCGCTGCGGCAGCGAGCTGGTGAGGAACAGTCTAAGCACCATCGAGGACCTCCGCCGCGTCGCGTGGGAGGCCGACGAGGTCTATATAGGCACCGACCCAGATACCGAGGGGGAGAAGATAGGGTGGGACGTGGCCCTAGCCCTAAGGCCCTACGCCCCCAACATCAGGAGGCTCGAGTTCCACGAGGTGACTAAGAAGGCCATTCTTGAGGCACTCTCCAGCCCCAGGAGCTTCGACAAGAACCTGGTGGACGCTCAGGTGGTTAGGAGGGTTGAGGACAGGTGGATAGGCTTCACCCTCAGCCCCCTACTCTGGTGCGACTTCTGGCCCAGGTACTGTAGGCGGGTCCTGGAGGAGTACGGGGAGAAGAGGCCCCACATGGATAGGGAGAGGTGCGCCAGGTACAAGGCCTACTACAACCTGAGCGCCGGGAGGGTGCAGACACCCACGCTAGGGTGGGTTGTCGACAGGACCCTGGCTTACAGGAGGAAGGTGTGGCTCTACAGGGTGGTGCACGACTCCCAGGTCCTCTTTGCCGTGAGGAGCGACGACCCTGAGGTGCCTGAGAGTGTCAAGAGCGTGCTGGATAACTGGATTAAGCACCACAGGAAGACGGGTATAGAGCCGTGGCTCGATGTAAAGGTGGTTGTGGAGAAGGAGGAGTGGACGACGATAGCCCCCCCTCCACCCTATACAACCGACACTATGCTCAGGGACGCTAACAGGCTTCTCGGCCTCGGCTCTGCGGAGGCGATGAGGCTAGCCCAGGACCTCTTCGAGTGGGGACTCATAACATACCACAGGACGGACTCGACGAGGGTTAGCGACAGGGGTATGCAGGTTGCTAGGGAGTGGCTGGAAACGAGGTTTGGAGGCTTAGCCAGCAAGCTCTACAGGCCGCGGCGCTGGGGTGAGGGGGGTGCCCACGAGGCCATAAGGCCTGTGAGGCCTATCGACGTGGAGAGGCTCCAGCTCCTCGTGGAGGAGGGTGTTATAGAGCTTCCGGGTAGCCTCACGAGGAGGCACCTGAGGCTGTACGACATGATATTTAGGAGGTTCATGGCCAGCCAGATGAGGGAGGCCGACGCACTTAGAGTCGTTTACAGGCTCCACGTGCCGGAGCTCGACGGCTACATCCTCACCCTGGAGAGGGTGGTTGAGGTGGGCCGGCCAGGCGACGCCGAGGGAGTTACACGGGGCTTCACCCTCGTGTGGCCCTATGTCAGGCCACAGCCGAGGCTAATTGAGGGTAGAGAGGCTTGGATAAGGGCGGTGGTTGAGGGCAGGCAGGTACCCCGGGCCTACCCGTACACCGAGGGGGAGATTGTGGAGGAGATGAAGACGAGGGGCATTGGGAGGCCTAGCACCTATGCAAAGATAGTTGAGACCCTATTCAGAAGGAGGTATGTTATAGAGATATCCAGGGAGGAGGGCAGGGGCGCTGGCTTCGTGGTGGCGACAAGCCGGGGCATAAGTGTCCACAACTACCTGACCAAAGAGCTCGCCGAGGCCGTTGAGGAGGAGTACGGCGCCAGGATAGCTGAGATACTCAGGAGGGTGCCCTCCCTCGTCTCCGAGACTAGGACTAGGGAGCTCGAGAGGGAGATGGATATGGTGGAGAGGGGGGAGGCTTCCAGGGATGATGTTCTAGACAGGGTCTTCAACGAGATATCGGACCTCGCACTCCTTTTAAACATCGAACACCCCACTAAGCATAGGAGCCCGGCGCGGGGTAATACACAGGGTAATACCTGGGTCTCGCGCTTCGTAACGTGCGCCGTAAAGACTCCCGAGGCAGCGAGAGTGTGGGGTGCAGAGGTGGGTTGA
- a CDS encoding AMP-binding protein — protein MQQKKIWHPPREIVEQSNVHLFMEKLGIKSYGELVRRSTEDLKWFWGGLPEWLGVEWFREPKSVLDLSRGVEWAQWYRGGLLNAAYNVVDRIVKMGYGHREAFTWVGEDGEVRRYTYLQLKDEVDRMARLLSQDYGVSVGSVVAIYAPMMPESIVAMLAAMKIGAVASPIFSGFAPPAVAERLKLGEARVLVTVDGYLRRGRRIALKEQADQAVKLAGGGVEHVVVIRRLGIDIPWVEGRDEWYDRAIAGKAGPVEPEELDPEHPALLLFTSGTTGKPKGAVISHAGSILQPGKEHYFNLDIHPAWREGGDRLWWITDIGWMMGPWQVLGSQLLGASHLMVEGAIDYPDKSRVWRLIQEHGVTHFGFAATVARMLRAIASDTVEEYDLSSVRAFGNTGEPIDHATWMWVMEKLGGWRRPLINLSGGTEVFGCILLPSTVVPLKPTTLWGPALGVDADVFDDEGRPVRGEPGYLVVKKPFPSMTRGLWKDPERYIKTYWSRFPGVWYHGDYALVDEDGFWYILGRADDVIKVAGKRIGSAELESVLTQLPEVAEAACIGVPHPIKGEVIACFLVPKGGFDAKELAAKARKAIVERFGKPFAPEHVVIVSELPKTRSGKITRRVLRDLARGVEPRELSVLENPESVEKLKEVIRRIAGG, from the coding sequence TTGCAGCAGAAGAAGATATGGCATCCCCCCCGGGAGATCGTGGAGCAGAGTAACGTGCATCTTTTCATGGAGAAGCTTGGAATCAAGAGCTATGGAGAGCTGGTTAGGAGGAGCACCGAGGACCTCAAGTGGTTCTGGGGAGGCCTTCCCGAGTGGCTCGGCGTAGAGTGGTTCCGAGAGCCTAAATCTGTTCTCGACCTGAGCAGGGGTGTCGAGTGGGCTCAATGGTATCGCGGAGGCCTGCTCAACGCTGCTTACAACGTGGTCGACAGGATTGTCAAGATGGGCTATGGCCATAGAGAGGCCTTCACATGGGTAGGCGAGGACGGTGAGGTCAGGAGGTACACCTACCTCCAGCTGAAGGACGAGGTAGACAGGATGGCCCGCCTCCTCTCCCAGGACTATGGGGTAAGTGTTGGAAGCGTAGTTGCAATCTACGCTCCCATGATGCCGGAGAGCATAGTGGCAATGCTCGCTGCAATGAAGATCGGGGCTGTGGCATCACCCATATTCTCCGGATTCGCCCCCCCAGCTGTCGCTGAGAGGCTTAAGCTTGGAGAGGCCAGAGTGCTCGTCACAGTCGACGGATACCTTAGGAGGGGGAGGAGGATAGCCCTGAAGGAGCAGGCTGACCAGGCTGTGAAGCTCGCGGGGGGCGGGGTAGAGCATGTTGTTGTGATCAGGAGGCTCGGCATAGACATCCCCTGGGTTGAGGGTAGGGATGAGTGGTACGATAGGGCTATAGCGGGCAAGGCGGGGCCTGTGGAGCCGGAGGAGCTGGACCCGGAGCATCCCGCACTCCTCCTGTTCACCAGCGGCACCACCGGAAAGCCCAAAGGGGCTGTGATAAGCCACGCAGGCTCCATACTCCAGCCGGGTAAGGAGCACTACTTCAACCTAGACATCCACCCAGCCTGGAGAGAAGGGGGGGATAGGCTGTGGTGGATAACCGATATAGGCTGGATGATGGGGCCGTGGCAGGTCCTAGGCTCCCAGCTGCTCGGGGCTAGCCACCTGATGGTTGAGGGTGCCATAGACTATCCTGACAAGTCCAGGGTTTGGAGGCTTATCCAGGAGCACGGGGTAACCCACTTCGGCTTCGCAGCAACAGTGGCCAGAATGCTCAGGGCTATAGCCAGCGACACTGTCGAGGAGTACGACCTATCCAGCGTCAGAGCCTTCGGCAACACCGGGGAGCCCATAGACCACGCCACATGGATGTGGGTTATGGAGAAGCTGGGCGGGTGGAGGAGGCCGCTGATAAACCTTAGCGGCGGCACCGAGGTGTTCGGCTGCATACTGCTACCAAGCACCGTAGTCCCCCTGAAGCCGACCACCCTCTGGGGCCCGGCTCTCGGTGTCGACGCCGATGTTTTCGACGACGAGGGGAGGCCCGTTAGAGGGGAGCCAGGGTATCTCGTTGTTAAGAAGCCCTTCCCCAGCATGACTAGAGGCCTCTGGAAGGACCCGGAGAGGTATATAAAAACCTACTGGTCCCGCTTCCCGGGAGTCTGGTACCACGGCGACTACGCCCTAGTCGACGAGGACGGGTTCTGGTACATACTCGGGAGGGCGGATGACGTGATAAAGGTGGCTGGTAAGAGGATAGGTAGCGCGGAGCTTGAGAGCGTTCTCACGCAGCTACCTGAGGTGGCTGAGGCGGCGTGCATAGGAGTACCCCACCCTATCAAGGGCGAGGTCATAGCGTGCTTCCTAGTCCCTAAGGGAGGGTTCGATGCTAAAGAGCTAGCCGCAAAGGCTAGAAAGGCCATTGTGGAGAGGTTCGGCAAGCCGTTCGCCCCGGAGCATGTTGTGATAGTAAGCGAGCTCCCGAAGACGAGGAGCGGGAAGATAACCAGGAGGGTGCTGAGGGACCTGGCCCGGGGTGTAGAGCCGAGGGAGTTGAGTGTGCTGGAGAACCCTGAGTCGGTTGAGAAGCTTAAGGAAGTAATACGCAGGATAGCGGGAGGCTAG